The Candidatus Schekmanbacteria bacterium DNA window TGTTCTAAAATCAGGACAGATGAAAATAAACTTTTTGAGAATGGCGCAAAAATAATAAAAGATAAAATGGTCATCCTCACTTACAGCTACAGCACCGCTGTACTTCAAATCTTAAAGCTTGCTTCTTTGCAGGGGAAGAATTTCAGCGTCATCTGTCCGGAATCAAGGCCTGCCTTTGAAGGAGTAAGATTTGCAGAGGAGATTGCAAAACAAAAAATAAAAACCACTCTCATAGTCGATGCCGCGATTTATGGAGCAATAAAATCCTGCGATATGATACTTGTAGGTGCAGACACAGTGACAACGGATGGTATTATAAACAAGACCGGAACGGAATGGATCGCAACCTCGGCAAAGGCATTAAAGAAACCAGCCTATTCAGCATTCACAATTGAAAAGGTATTACCTTCTCCGCATTCAAAGAAAATAAAAATACTAAACAAGCCATCTTATGAAGTGTATAAGGGGAAAGTAAAATCAATCGAAGTGGAAAACAGATATTTTGATATAACTCCACTTCACGAATTCAGCGGATTTATAACTGAGATGGGAGCGATGACAGAAAAAGAGATTACCAATATTTTAAAAGGGCTAAAATAAATTGGCTCAACTGCCATTAAAAAATAATGCCAACATAGCAATAGTGGGCTCAGGTCCCGCAGGTTCAAGCTGTGCGATAAGGCTCCTTCAGCAGGCAAAGAAACGCGGTATCAATATTAATGTTACGATGTATGAAGGAAAGGATTTCCAGGTCCATCATAACCAGTGCGTTGGAGTCCTTTCCCCGCCGCTCATAGAGATACTATCTGAAGAGCTGGACATAGAGCTCCCTCCAAACCTTTTCAAAAGAACCATTTACGCATATATGCTCCATTATGATGAAAGCGAGATACTCCTCGTTGATAAAGGCGATGCAGGGCTTACCATTACAGTCCGCAGACTTGAATTTGACAGGTTTCTCCTTGAAACTGCACAAAAGCTCGGCGCAACTCTGATAAGGAGCAGGGTCAATTACATTGAATTCATGACACCTGAAGAAGAGGCAGGGAGTGTGAGGATTTACTGCGACAGCGGGTATCTCAAGGCGGACTGCATGGTTGCCGCCTTTGGATTAGACAGCATGATGCTTACCGTGCTTGAGGATGCAACAAGAGGAGCCCGCCAGTACCACCGTCCGAAAAAAGTCTTAAAAACATACATAACAAAGATTCATTCGAGCCCCGTAGTTATGAGGCAAAAAATCGGGAATATCATCTATGCCTATGTCAAACCCCGAGAGATTCCAAGAATAGAGTTCGGCGCCATCTCTCCCAAAGGGGACCATGTCATAATCAATATCGCAGGGGAAAAAGTCACGTCGCTCGACATGGATATGTTTCTTTCACTCGAAGAAGTACGGGAGCACCTGCCTGACATAAACTATGGAGAGCTCAACTACTTTGAAGGGAGCTTTCCCACTGCGCCATCGCAGAATCCATATGGTGACCGTTATGTCGCAGTAGGTGACACAACGGGATGGATGCGGCCTTTCAAAGGAAAGGGAATCAATGTTGCCGTTACCACTGGGATAAGAGCGGCAGATGCGATTATCAATTACGGAGTCGGGAAGGACTCATTTGACAAGTACGAGCTTAGCTGCAAGGACCTCCTTGATGACTATATTTACGGAGCAATGGTAAGGACGATATGCAACAAGGCAAGCGGACTATTCATGAGCTATCTCATGAATGTAGCGCTTGTAAACCCCATAATTTATGATGCGCTCTTTGATTCCGTGTCAGGGCAAAGGGCATATAAGGACATAATGAAAAGCATTCTGCGTCCTGAATTCGTAAAAAAAAGCGCTTCTATAATCTTAAAAAAATATATTAAAAGGGGGAGAAAAATGCATGAGATAATAATCCGGAATCTTTCCCGCGCAGATATTGACGCAATAAGAAAAATAGATGAAAGAATAACGGGAAAACCGCAGGAGGCTTACTGGACAGGGAAGATAACCAAATATCTCTCTAGCGAGCCGGGTGCATGCTTTGTAGCTGAGGTGGATAACAAGCTTGTGGGTTTTATCCTGGGAGATATAAGAGGATGGGAATATATGTCTCCTATATCCGGCTGGCTTGACATCATAGGTGTAGATATTGACTATAGGAGTATGGGAATAGGGAAAAAACTTATCGATGCCTTGTTCGATTATTTCAAAAAAGCGGGGATAGAAGAGATTATTACAATGGTAAGCTGGAATGATGTCGACCTTGTTGAGTATTTTCGCTCAACAGGATTTGAGAGGGGACAGTATATCAATATGATCAAAAAATTAGGAGATAAACAATGATATTAGGCCTTTGCGGAAGCGGAAGAAAAGAGGACAGCAACAGCGGTGCCATAGTTCAAGAAGTTTTAAAAGGAACAGGCGGAAAAACAGAACTTGTCTGGCTGATAGACCTGAACATCGGATATTGTACCGGGTGCATGCGATGCGCTTTCGAGGGAAACTGCTGGCAAAATGACGGAATGACTGAGCTTTATAAAAAAATTATAGATTGCGAGGCTCTTGTCATAGGCTCACCCTGCTATTACGGAGATGTCTCAGGGCTTGTAAAAAGCATGATGGACAGGAGCATTGCCATGGGCTACATGGGCATAGGGAAAGAGTCTGAAATGCCAATGCACGGCAGAAAACCTCTTGCCGGAAAACCTGCGGTGCTTGTT harbors:
- a CDS encoding GNAT family N-acetyltransferase, with translation MAQLPLKNNANIAIVGSGPAGSSCAIRLLQQAKKRGININVTMYEGKDFQVHHNQCVGVLSPPLIEILSEELDIELPPNLFKRTIYAYMLHYDESEILLVDKGDAGLTITVRRLEFDRFLLETAQKLGATLIRSRVNYIEFMTPEEEAGSVRIYCDSGYLKADCMVAAFGLDSMMLTVLEDATRGARQYHRPKKVLKTYITKIHSSPVVMRQKIGNIIYAYVKPREIPRIEFGAISPKGDHVIINIAGEKVTSLDMDMFLSLEEVREHLPDINYGELNYFEGSFPTAPSQNPYGDRYVAVGDTTGWMRPFKGKGINVAVTTGIRAADAIINYGVGKDSFDKYELSCKDLLDDYIYGAMVRTICNKASGLFMSYLMNVALVNPIIYDALFDSVSGQRAYKDIMKSILRPEFVKKSASIILKKYIKRGRKMHEIIIRNLSRADIDAIRKIDERITGKPQEAYWTGKITKYLSSEPGACFVAEVDNKLVGFILGDIRGWEYMSPISGWLDIIGVDIDYRSMGIGKKLIDALFDYFKKAGIEEIITMVSWNDVDLVEYFRSTGFERGQYINMIKKLGDKQ
- a CDS encoding flavodoxin family protein; amino-acid sequence: MILGLCGSGRKEDSNSGAIVQEVLKGTGGKTELVWLIDLNIGYCTGCMRCAFEGNCWQNDGMTELYKKIIDCEALVIGSPCYYGDVSGLVKSMMDRSIAMGYMGIGKESEMPMHGRKPLAGKPAVLVSAVAGHGVERALQTMEGYVTFSEMKLVGKIGAIVGMGDVREKPDVMAEAKNLGGKIKEALKK